A DNA window from Drosophila virilis strain 15010-1051.87 chromosome 4, Dvir_AGI_RSII-ME, whole genome shotgun sequence contains the following coding sequences:
- the Df31 gene encoding bacchus: MADVAEKKNETPVVEKVAAEEVDAVKKDAVVADEAAAETPTTTENGAGEESSSSADGAKENGADASAEAAPAADAVDGEKKTEAPAAAAADEKKKDDEAEEKTAEAKPSSEAAAVENGADDAEAANGDSKEAPAAEAVKRKVDEAAAKADEVVATPEKKAKLDEASTKDEVQNGAEASEVAA, encoded by the exons ATGGCTGATGTGGCTGAGAAAAAGAA CGAGACCCCTGTGGTCGAGAAAGTTGCTGCTGAGGAGGTTGATGCTGTAAAGAAGGATGCCGTTGTTGCCGACGAAGCAGCGGCTGAGACACCGACCACCACAGAGAACGGTGCCGGCGAGGAgtccagcagcagcgccgATGGCGCCAAGGAAAACGGTGCTGATGCGAGCGCCGAAGCTGCACCCGCTGCCGATGCCGTCGATGGTGAGAAAAAGACCgaagcaccagcagcagcagccgccgatGAGAAGAAGAAGGATGATGAGGCAGAGGAGAAAACAGCTGAGGCCAAGCCAAGCAGCgaggcagcagctgttgaGAATGGCGCCGATGATGCAGAGGCAGCCAACGGTGATTCAAAAG AAGCGCCCGCCGCTGAAGCTGTGAAGCGAAAGGTCGACGAGGCCGCCGCCAAAGCCGATGAGGTCGTTGCCACGCCGGAGAAGAAGGCGAAGCTGGACGAGGCCAGCACAAAGGATGAAGTTCAAAACGGTGCCGAAGCCAGCGAGGTGGCTGCCTAA
- the LOC6628213 gene encoding choline/ethanolamine kinase isoform X3 translates to MSNNLQTATLEEIRQAASRICRDYLTGRWKVVTPEQLVVKRISGGLSNFLYYVSLPDLDDFDEQQLLEVEQQQGNANVSIGKHVIAASVFAKNSNNNNNNNNNSNNNNNNNNNSYTAAAVAPEAAENLALTVVVGVDETSSPTPVPVSVADDDDDAALSAKQANKRRRFDSDSGDSSLLRRLHTPKQEPREVLLRIYGQTHGDHALESMITESVVFALLSERNFGPKLHGIFPGGRIEQYIPARPLATTELGDARISMKIAEKMGEIHSLNIPMSKEPDWIWNCMDRWLASLESIVKGKIESKPNSTVLQKQRNLMRSINYVQEIAWLRSVIDAGAYPVVFCHNDLQEGNILLRQSSSGQERTPRESISILRSNFDETLGDSLDGNSNLDTDDNKSPSASPCAELDTTDDSALDSSFMSDHEPDLIIIDFEYCAYNYRGFDLANHFIEWTFDYTNPQFPYFHHYKEQYATAQQRRDFIVNYLKKYHDDEHYEPNVEELDTVDAEIRLFTMLSHLFWSLWSVVNVTSAIEFGYWEYGISRILEYQKLKSAYLAK, encoded by the exons ATGTCCAACAATTTGCAAACG GCCACACTCGAGGAAATTCGCCAAGCGGCTTCTCGCATTTGCCGCGACTATCTAACCGGACGCTGGAAGGTGGTTACCCCAGAACAGCTTGTGGTGAAGCGCATCAG TGGCGGCCTCTCGAATTTCTTGTATTACGTAAGTCTGCCCGACTTGGATGACTTCGATGAGCAGCAATTGTTGGAGGTGGAACAGCAGCAAGGAAATGCCAACGTCAGCATTGGCAAGCACGTCATAGCCGCTTCGGTATTTGCCAagaatagcaacaacaacaacaacaacaacaacaacagcaacaataacaataacaataacaataacagctaCACGGCAGCTGCTGTCGCCCCGGAGGCGGCCGAAAATTTGGCACTAACTGTGGTTGTGGGCGTTGATGAAACCAGCAGCCCCACCCCTGTACCCGTGTCTGTCGCcgacgatgatgacgacgcAGCGCTAAGCGCCAAGCAGGCAAACAAACGGCGACGCTTCGATAGCGACAGCGGCGACTCGAGTTTGCTGAGGCGGCTGCACACCCCCAAGCAGGAACCACGTGAG GTTCTACTGCGCATCTATGGACAAACCCATGGCGATCATGCATTGGAGAGCATGATCACCGAGTCCGTGGTGTTTGCCTTGctaagtgagcgcaattttggACCCAAGCTGCATGGCATCTTTCCCGGTGGACGCATCGAGCAGTATATACCG GCACGTCCGTTGGCAACCACAGAGCTGGGCGATGCGCGCATTTCGATGAAGATCGCTGAGAAAATGGGCGAAATACACAGCCTGAATATACCAATGTCCAAGGAACCGGATTGGATCTGGAACTGTATGGATCGTTGGCTGGCCAGTTTGGAGAGCATTGTGAAGGGCAAGATTGAATCGAAGCCCAATTCGACAGTGCTGCAAAAGCAACGGAATTTGATGCGCTCCATTAACTACGTGCAGGAGATAGCCTGGCTGAGATCGGTGATAGATGCCGGCGCCTATCCCGTTGTCTTTTGCCACAACGATCTGCAGGAGGGCAACATATTGTTAAGGCAATCGAGCAGTGGGCAAGAGCGTACACCAAGGGAATCCATAAGCATCTTGCG ATCCAACTTTGATGAGACCCTGGGCGACAGCCTGGATGGCAACAGCAATTTGGATACGGATGACAA CAAATCGCCAAGCGCCTCACCATGCGCCGAATTGGACACCACAGATGATTCTGCACTGGACTCCAGTTTTATGTCCGATCATGAGCCGGATCTCATTATCATTGATTTTGAATATTGCGCCTACAACTATCGGGGCTTCGATTTGGCCAATCACTTCATCGAATGGACATTCGACTATACCAATCCGCAGTTCCCCTACTTTCACCATTATAAAGAGCAATATGCAACGGCTCAGCAGCGACGCGACTTTATTGTCAACTATCTAAAGAAATATCATGATGATGAGCATTACGAACCCAATGTCGAAGAGCTCGATACGGTCGATGCCGAGATACGGCTATTCACAATGCTCTCACATCTCTTCTGGAGCCTCTGGTCCGTGGTTAATGTTACTTCCGCCATTGAGTTTGGTTATTGG GAATATGGCATTTCACGCATACTGGAGTATCAAAAGCTAAAGTCGGCCTATTTGGCAAAATGA
- the LOC6628213 gene encoding probable ethanolamine kinase B isoform X1, with translation MSNNLQTLVSQSFVALAAAQVALRAGTPRRFSHRLTSINRTPSSPPPPPTAANCRWSWQSRRNRSRAAAAAAQLRGELQTHSCSQATLEEIRQAASRICRDYLTGRWKVVTPEQLVVKRISGGLSNFLYYVSLPDLDDFDEQQLLEVEQQQGNANVSIGKHVIAASVFAKNSNNNNNNNNNSNNNNNNNNNSYTAAAVAPEAAENLALTVVVGVDETSSPTPVPVSVADDDDDAALSAKQANKRRRFDSDSGDSSLLRRLHTPKQEPREVLLRIYGQTHGDHALESMITESVVFALLSERNFGPKLHGIFPGGRIEQYIPARPLATTELGDARISMKIAEKMGEIHSLNIPMSKEPDWIWNCMDRWLASLESIVKGKIESKPNSTVLQKQRNLMRSINYVQEIAWLRSVIDAGAYPVVFCHNDLQEGNILLRQSSSGQERTPRESISILRSNFDETLGDSLDGNSNLDTDDNKSPSASPCAELDTTDDSALDSSFMSDHEPDLIIIDFEYCAYNYRGFDLANHFIEWTFDYTNPQFPYFHHYKEQYATAQQRRDFIVNYLKKYHDDEHYEPNVEELDTVDAEIRLFTMLSHLFWSLWSVVNVTSAIEFGYWEYGISRILEYQKLKSAYLAK, from the exons ATGTCCAACAATTTGCAAACG CTCGTGTCGCAGTCATTCGTCGCATTGGCCGCCGCACAGGTGGCTCTGCGTGCCGGCACCCCCCGCCGCTTCAGTCACAGACTAACGAGCATTAACCGCACCCCGTCCtcgcccccgcccccgccaACCGCTGCCAACTGTCGCTGGAGCTGGCAGAGTCGCCGCAACAGGTCAcgtgccgccgctgctgctgcgcagtTGCGAGGCGAGCTGCAGACGCACAGTTGTAGCCAG GCCACACTCGAGGAAATTCGCCAAGCGGCTTCTCGCATTTGCCGCGACTATCTAACCGGACGCTGGAAGGTGGTTACCCCAGAACAGCTTGTGGTGAAGCGCATCAG TGGCGGCCTCTCGAATTTCTTGTATTACGTAAGTCTGCCCGACTTGGATGACTTCGATGAGCAGCAATTGTTGGAGGTGGAACAGCAGCAAGGAAATGCCAACGTCAGCATTGGCAAGCACGTCATAGCCGCTTCGGTATTTGCCAagaatagcaacaacaacaacaacaacaacaacaacagcaacaataacaataacaataacaataacagctaCACGGCAGCTGCTGTCGCCCCGGAGGCGGCCGAAAATTTGGCACTAACTGTGGTTGTGGGCGTTGATGAAACCAGCAGCCCCACCCCTGTACCCGTGTCTGTCGCcgacgatgatgacgacgcAGCGCTAAGCGCCAAGCAGGCAAACAAACGGCGACGCTTCGATAGCGACAGCGGCGACTCGAGTTTGCTGAGGCGGCTGCACACCCCCAAGCAGGAACCACGTGAG GTTCTACTGCGCATCTATGGACAAACCCATGGCGATCATGCATTGGAGAGCATGATCACCGAGTCCGTGGTGTTTGCCTTGctaagtgagcgcaattttggACCCAAGCTGCATGGCATCTTTCCCGGTGGACGCATCGAGCAGTATATACCG GCACGTCCGTTGGCAACCACAGAGCTGGGCGATGCGCGCATTTCGATGAAGATCGCTGAGAAAATGGGCGAAATACACAGCCTGAATATACCAATGTCCAAGGAACCGGATTGGATCTGGAACTGTATGGATCGTTGGCTGGCCAGTTTGGAGAGCATTGTGAAGGGCAAGATTGAATCGAAGCCCAATTCGACAGTGCTGCAAAAGCAACGGAATTTGATGCGCTCCATTAACTACGTGCAGGAGATAGCCTGGCTGAGATCGGTGATAGATGCCGGCGCCTATCCCGTTGTCTTTTGCCACAACGATCTGCAGGAGGGCAACATATTGTTAAGGCAATCGAGCAGTGGGCAAGAGCGTACACCAAGGGAATCCATAAGCATCTTGCG ATCCAACTTTGATGAGACCCTGGGCGACAGCCTGGATGGCAACAGCAATTTGGATACGGATGACAA CAAATCGCCAAGCGCCTCACCATGCGCCGAATTGGACACCACAGATGATTCTGCACTGGACTCCAGTTTTATGTCCGATCATGAGCCGGATCTCATTATCATTGATTTTGAATATTGCGCCTACAACTATCGGGGCTTCGATTTGGCCAATCACTTCATCGAATGGACATTCGACTATACCAATCCGCAGTTCCCCTACTTTCACCATTATAAAGAGCAATATGCAACGGCTCAGCAGCGACGCGACTTTATTGTCAACTATCTAAAGAAATATCATGATGATGAGCATTACGAACCCAATGTCGAAGAGCTCGATACGGTCGATGCCGAGATACGGCTATTCACAATGCTCTCACATCTCTTCTGGAGCCTCTGGTCCGTGGTTAATGTTACTTCCGCCATTGAGTTTGGTTATTGG GAATATGGCATTTCACGCATACTGGAGTATCAAAAGCTAAAGTCGGCCTATTTGGCAAAATGA
- the LOC6628213 gene encoding uncharacterized protein isoform X4, translated as MSNNLQTLVSQSFVALAAAQVALRAGTPRRFSHRLTSINRTPSSPPPPPTAANCRWSWQSRRNRSRAAAAAAQLRGELQTHSCSQATLEEIRQAASRICRDYLTGRWKVVTPEQLVVKRISGGLSNFLYYVSLPDLDDFDEQQLLEVEQQQGNANVSIGKHVIAASVFAKNSNNNNNNNNNSNNNNNNNNNSYTAAAVAPEAAENLALTVVVGVDETSSPTPVPVSVADDDDDAALSAKQANKRRRFDSDSGDSSLLRRLHTPKQEPREVLLRIYGQTHGDHALESMITESVVFALLSERNFGPKLHGIFPGGRIEQYIPARPLATTELGDARISMKIAEKMGEIHSLNIPMSKEPDWIWNCMDRWLASLESIVKGKIESKPNSTVLQKQRNLMRSINYVQEIAWLRSVIDAGAYPVVFCHNDLQEGNILLRQSSSGQERTPRESISILRSNFDETLGDSLDGNSNLDTDDKWPLAAVVKLSKNLLSWL; from the exons ATGTCCAACAATTTGCAAACG CTCGTGTCGCAGTCATTCGTCGCATTGGCCGCCGCACAGGTGGCTCTGCGTGCCGGCACCCCCCGCCGCTTCAGTCACAGACTAACGAGCATTAACCGCACCCCGTCCtcgcccccgcccccgccaACCGCTGCCAACTGTCGCTGGAGCTGGCAGAGTCGCCGCAACAGGTCAcgtgccgccgctgctgctgcgcagtTGCGAGGCGAGCTGCAGACGCACAGTTGTAGCCAG GCCACACTCGAGGAAATTCGCCAAGCGGCTTCTCGCATTTGCCGCGACTATCTAACCGGACGCTGGAAGGTGGTTACCCCAGAACAGCTTGTGGTGAAGCGCATCAG TGGCGGCCTCTCGAATTTCTTGTATTACGTAAGTCTGCCCGACTTGGATGACTTCGATGAGCAGCAATTGTTGGAGGTGGAACAGCAGCAAGGAAATGCCAACGTCAGCATTGGCAAGCACGTCATAGCCGCTTCGGTATTTGCCAagaatagcaacaacaacaacaacaacaacaacaacagcaacaataacaataacaataacaataacagctaCACGGCAGCTGCTGTCGCCCCGGAGGCGGCCGAAAATTTGGCACTAACTGTGGTTGTGGGCGTTGATGAAACCAGCAGCCCCACCCCTGTACCCGTGTCTGTCGCcgacgatgatgacgacgcAGCGCTAAGCGCCAAGCAGGCAAACAAACGGCGACGCTTCGATAGCGACAGCGGCGACTCGAGTTTGCTGAGGCGGCTGCACACCCCCAAGCAGGAACCACGTGAG GTTCTACTGCGCATCTATGGACAAACCCATGGCGATCATGCATTGGAGAGCATGATCACCGAGTCCGTGGTGTTTGCCTTGctaagtgagcgcaattttggACCCAAGCTGCATGGCATCTTTCCCGGTGGACGCATCGAGCAGTATATACCG GCACGTCCGTTGGCAACCACAGAGCTGGGCGATGCGCGCATTTCGATGAAGATCGCTGAGAAAATGGGCGAAATACACAGCCTGAATATACCAATGTCCAAGGAACCGGATTGGATCTGGAACTGTATGGATCGTTGGCTGGCCAGTTTGGAGAGCATTGTGAAGGGCAAGATTGAATCGAAGCCCAATTCGACAGTGCTGCAAAAGCAACGGAATTTGATGCGCTCCATTAACTACGTGCAGGAGATAGCCTGGCTGAGATCGGTGATAGATGCCGGCGCCTATCCCGTTGTCTTTTGCCACAACGATCTGCAGGAGGGCAACATATTGTTAAGGCAATCGAGCAGTGGGCAAGAGCGTACACCAAGGGAATCCATAAGCATCTTGCG ATCCAACTTTGATGAGACCCTGGGCGACAGCCTGGATGGCAACAGCAATTTGGATACGGATGACAA ATGGCCCCTTGCTGCGGTCGTGAAATTGAGTAAAAATTTATTGAGCTGGTTGTAA
- the LOC6628213 gene encoding choline/ethanolamine kinase isoform X2, whose translation MRQRKHLNKHKTRRQKQQKLPEIDENCCKRPRCNYEHIWQHFRRNATLEEIRQAASRICRDYLTGRWKVVTPEQLVVKRISGGLSNFLYYVSLPDLDDFDEQQLLEVEQQQGNANVSIGKHVIAASVFAKNSNNNNNNNNNSNNNNNNNNNSYTAAAVAPEAAENLALTVVVGVDETSSPTPVPVSVADDDDDAALSAKQANKRRRFDSDSGDSSLLRRLHTPKQEPREVLLRIYGQTHGDHALESMITESVVFALLSERNFGPKLHGIFPGGRIEQYIPARPLATTELGDARISMKIAEKMGEIHSLNIPMSKEPDWIWNCMDRWLASLESIVKGKIESKPNSTVLQKQRNLMRSINYVQEIAWLRSVIDAGAYPVVFCHNDLQEGNILLRQSSSGQERTPRESISILRSNFDETLGDSLDGNSNLDTDDNKSPSASPCAELDTTDDSALDSSFMSDHEPDLIIIDFEYCAYNYRGFDLANHFIEWTFDYTNPQFPYFHHYKEQYATAQQRRDFIVNYLKKYHDDEHYEPNVEELDTVDAEIRLFTMLSHLFWSLWSVVNVTSAIEFGYWEYGISRILEYQKLKSAYLAK comes from the exons ATGAGACAAcgtaaacatttaaataaacacaaaactcGTCgtcaaaagcagcaaaaattaCCAGAAATTGATGAGAATTGTTGTAAACGCCCTCGTTGTAATTATGAACATATCTGGCAACATTTTCGACGCAAT GCCACACTCGAGGAAATTCGCCAAGCGGCTTCTCGCATTTGCCGCGACTATCTAACCGGACGCTGGAAGGTGGTTACCCCAGAACAGCTTGTGGTGAAGCGCATCAG TGGCGGCCTCTCGAATTTCTTGTATTACGTAAGTCTGCCCGACTTGGATGACTTCGATGAGCAGCAATTGTTGGAGGTGGAACAGCAGCAAGGAAATGCCAACGTCAGCATTGGCAAGCACGTCATAGCCGCTTCGGTATTTGCCAagaatagcaacaacaacaacaacaacaacaacaacagcaacaataacaataacaataacaataacagctaCACGGCAGCTGCTGTCGCCCCGGAGGCGGCCGAAAATTTGGCACTAACTGTGGTTGTGGGCGTTGATGAAACCAGCAGCCCCACCCCTGTACCCGTGTCTGTCGCcgacgatgatgacgacgcAGCGCTAAGCGCCAAGCAGGCAAACAAACGGCGACGCTTCGATAGCGACAGCGGCGACTCGAGTTTGCTGAGGCGGCTGCACACCCCCAAGCAGGAACCACGTGAG GTTCTACTGCGCATCTATGGACAAACCCATGGCGATCATGCATTGGAGAGCATGATCACCGAGTCCGTGGTGTTTGCCTTGctaagtgagcgcaattttggACCCAAGCTGCATGGCATCTTTCCCGGTGGACGCATCGAGCAGTATATACCG GCACGTCCGTTGGCAACCACAGAGCTGGGCGATGCGCGCATTTCGATGAAGATCGCTGAGAAAATGGGCGAAATACACAGCCTGAATATACCAATGTCCAAGGAACCGGATTGGATCTGGAACTGTATGGATCGTTGGCTGGCCAGTTTGGAGAGCATTGTGAAGGGCAAGATTGAATCGAAGCCCAATTCGACAGTGCTGCAAAAGCAACGGAATTTGATGCGCTCCATTAACTACGTGCAGGAGATAGCCTGGCTGAGATCGGTGATAGATGCCGGCGCCTATCCCGTTGTCTTTTGCCACAACGATCTGCAGGAGGGCAACATATTGTTAAGGCAATCGAGCAGTGGGCAAGAGCGTACACCAAGGGAATCCATAAGCATCTTGCG ATCCAACTTTGATGAGACCCTGGGCGACAGCCTGGATGGCAACAGCAATTTGGATACGGATGACAA CAAATCGCCAAGCGCCTCACCATGCGCCGAATTGGACACCACAGATGATTCTGCACTGGACTCCAGTTTTATGTCCGATCATGAGCCGGATCTCATTATCATTGATTTTGAATATTGCGCCTACAACTATCGGGGCTTCGATTTGGCCAATCACTTCATCGAATGGACATTCGACTATACCAATCCGCAGTTCCCCTACTTTCACCATTATAAAGAGCAATATGCAACGGCTCAGCAGCGACGCGACTTTATTGTCAACTATCTAAAGAAATATCATGATGATGAGCATTACGAACCCAATGTCGAAGAGCTCGATACGGTCGATGCCGAGATACGGCTATTCACAATGCTCTCACATCTCTTCTGGAGCCTCTGGTCCGTGGTTAATGTTACTTCCGCCATTGAGTTTGGTTATTGG GAATATGGCATTTCACGCATACTGGAGTATCAAAAGCTAAAGTCGGCCTATTTGGCAAAATGA